From Nitrospira sp., the proteins below share one genomic window:
- a CDS encoding D-glucuronyl C5-epimerase family protein encodes MRTLMYAVRALQRECFGFRFHYPIEEVMEAGRADSLHYYVWSDRLFLDNMDFDGLGVPRKIYRRQGAQYNPLFIAWWGLHTLERYLRNGDKADLEKSLVQVRWLKANAVCRADGAVVWPCYFTWREGHCVLESGWISAMYQSVVISLLVRGYRVTGDKELLDLCLKGTRVFHQSIQEGGVRTFERGYVLYEEYPAFPLPRVLDGLIFSLLGLHDLAVQTRNSEVEALLKLGIEGLKASIGMWDYRGKWTWYGSHGYLCPPHYHTLNCLLLGILGRQTGDATLIDQAAQWNARNLSILSKVEVYVVFLLFKNLARLRLPSN; translated from the coding sequence GTGCGAACGCTGATGTATGCCGTGCGAGCATTGCAACGTGAATGCTTTGGATTCCGTTTCCATTACCCAATTGAGGAGGTAATGGAAGCTGGGCGGGCAGATTCATTGCACTACTATGTTTGGAGTGACAGGCTATTTCTTGACAATATGGACTTTGACGGCCTGGGGGTTCCTCGGAAAATTTATCGCAGGCAAGGTGCCCAATATAATCCGCTTTTTATTGCCTGGTGGGGTCTTCACACGTTAGAGCGATACCTGCGGAATGGTGATAAGGCTGACTTAGAGAAGAGCTTGGTACAGGTTCGATGGTTGAAAGCCAACGCGGTGTGTCGTGCTGATGGCGCCGTGGTCTGGCCTTGTTACTTTACGTGGCGAGAGGGACATTGCGTACTTGAGAGCGGCTGGATTTCAGCAATGTACCAAAGTGTGGTCATTAGCCTTCTGGTCCGAGGCTATCGTGTGACAGGGGATAAGGAACTCTTGGATTTATGTTTGAAGGGGACGCGCGTTTTTCATCAATCCATACAGGAGGGTGGAGTGCGCACCTTCGAGCGTGGCTATGTCTTGTATGAAGAATATCCAGCTTTCCCCCTTCCGCGTGTGCTCGATGGGCTTATCTTTAGTTTGCTGGGGCTGCACGACCTAGCTGTTCAGACTCGTAACTCTGAGGTTGAGGCCCTATTAAAGCTGGGGATTGAGGGACTCAAAGCCTCTATTGGTATGTGGGATTACCGCGGGAAATGGACCTGGTACGGTTCACATGGGTATTTGTGCCCACCCCATTATCATACCTTGAATTGCCTTCTGCTCGGTATTCTTGGTCGGCAGACCGGCGATGCCACATTGATCGATCAGGCCGCTCAATGGAATGCACGTAATTTATCCATTCTCAGTAAAGTAGAAGTCTATGTTGTCTTTCTCTTGTTTAAGAACCTGGCTCGTCTGAGACTGCCGAGTAACTAA
- a CDS encoding glycosyltransferase, with protein MMSGLNIICFANDWDADPTSKHQVMRLLARENRVLWVESIGLRRPGASAGDASRILKKIKKFMRGPVCVAPNLHVVTPLVIPFHGVKAIQAFNAWFLGRYIRRQARRLGMTDFQLWTFLPTTAPLIRYLKPQSVIYYCVDEWSAFSFLNGQLMEQMEADLIKQSDLVITSAEKLYASKRHLHPQTYLVPHGVDSEHFGKALLPGTVVPKELEALPAPIIGFWGLIHEWIDIDLIYQAASQRPQWSFVLIGKTGVDCSALKQLRNVHFLGVRSYDTLPAFAKGFSVGIMPFRINRLTENVNPIKLREYLAAGLAVVSTPLDEARAYAKVVRFGANGEEFVKALDLAVQDTSQESVRLRLDSVREETWAARVDQISQLVKDLE; from the coding sequence ATGATGTCGGGTCTGAATATAATTTGTTTTGCGAACGATTGGGATGCAGACCCGACGAGCAAGCACCAAGTGATGCGATTGCTCGCCAGAGAAAACCGTGTGTTGTGGGTCGAGTCGATCGGGTTGCGGCGGCCGGGAGCATCGGCGGGAGATGCTTCTCGCATCCTCAAAAAAATCAAGAAATTCATGCGAGGGCCAGTGTGTGTTGCGCCAAATTTGCATGTGGTGACGCCGTTGGTGATCCCGTTCCACGGTGTAAAAGCGATTCAGGCGTTCAATGCCTGGTTTCTCGGCCGCTATATTCGCCGGCAGGCCCGCCGATTGGGCATGACAGATTTCCAGCTCTGGACGTTCCTTCCGACGACTGCGCCGCTGATTCGCTATTTGAAGCCTCAGAGCGTGATTTATTATTGTGTCGATGAGTGGTCTGCGTTCAGCTTTCTCAATGGTCAGCTCATGGAGCAAATGGAAGCCGATCTGATTAAACAGAGCGACCTCGTGATTACATCGGCGGAAAAACTGTATGCCAGTAAACGGCACCTTCACCCCCAGACATACTTGGTTCCTCATGGCGTTGATAGCGAACATTTTGGCAAGGCGCTCTTGCCTGGTACGGTGGTGCCGAAAGAGTTGGAGGCGCTTCCCGCCCCTATCATTGGATTTTGGGGGCTCATTCACGAATGGATCGACATCGATCTGATTTATCAGGCTGCATCTCAGCGGCCACAGTGGTCATTCGTATTGATTGGAAAAACAGGGGTTGATTGCAGTGCGCTCAAACAGCTGAGGAATGTGCATTTCTTGGGCGTTCGGTCGTATGACACTCTTCCGGCTTTTGCAAAAGGTTTTTCCGTTGGCATTATGCCCTTTCGGATTAATCGTTTGACGGAGAACGTGAATCCGATCAAGCTTCGGGAGTATTTAGCGGCAGGTCTTGCGGTGGTTTCAACTCCTTTGGATGAGGCGCGCGCGTATGCCAAGGTCGTTCGATTTGGCGCGAATGGGGAGGAGTTTGTAAAAGCTCTGGACCTTGCCGTGCAGGATACGTCCCAAGAGTCCGTTCGGTTGCGGCTTGACTCAGTGAGGGAGGAAACATGGGCGGCGCGGGTTGATCAGATCTCTCAGCTTGTCAAAGATCTTGAATGA
- the asnB gene encoding asparagine synthase (glutamine-hydrolyzing), with protein sequence MCGIAGILNLDGRPFVDEAQLHRMGDCIVHRGPDGHGHFTRGPVGLVHRRLSIIDLSTGAQPMFNEDASIVVVFNGEIYNHLELRSILESRGHTFRTHSDTEVILHAYEEYGLSFPTHLTGMFAFALWDMKQQRLVLTRDRVGIKPLYYTVHNGQLLFASEIKALLTERGVPRRIDYDALQAYLRVRYVPAPKTMFQGIYKLLPGHQLVAQDGQICTDQYWDLTFSDEPLTERQCLDDLETLFAEVCQQHLMSEVPFGVFLSGGLDSSAVVATMRKLLKTDPLTFTVGYSGSDGINEFDYSRLVSKHIGTSHHEVILSPQQFSDWIPTLTWHLDEPVGDSACVPLFFLAQRAKQHATVLHSGEGADEILGGYSIYKKMLLMNRLHSSPVGSIARLFDWSVSGASFGGKAGRYVRHIAMPLQDRYRGVSSLFLDGIKTQVVNPELRTVSTKGSFLEDTFRMYYQRVRSATDLNQMLYVDTKTWLPDDLLVKADKMTMAASIELRVPFLDHRMIEFAAKLPIGLKIKNGETKYLLKKVMEPYLPKAVIYRPKKGFPVPIRQWFQQGLAQMARDIVLNKQNTVSQFINVRVAGAMLHAHQNGQIDAADELWALVVLEQWCRTFEVSA encoded by the coding sequence ATGTGTGGGATCGCAGGTATCTTGAATCTCGACGGAAGGCCATTTGTCGATGAGGCTCAGCTTCATCGCATGGGCGATTGTATTGTCCATCGGGGGCCTGACGGACACGGACACTTTACGCGCGGTCCAGTTGGGCTTGTGCACAGGCGTCTGAGCATTATCGATTTGAGTACTGGTGCGCAACCCATGTTTAACGAAGATGCTTCGATCGTTGTCGTCTTTAATGGGGAAATCTATAATCATCTTGAGCTCCGATCGATTCTGGAGTCACGAGGTCATACCTTCAGGACCCATTCCGACACCGAAGTGATCCTGCATGCGTACGAAGAGTATGGGCTCTCATTTCCGACGCATCTGACGGGCATGTTTGCGTTTGCCCTGTGGGACATGAAGCAGCAACGTCTGGTACTGACCCGTGATCGGGTCGGGATCAAACCACTATATTATACGGTCCATAACGGGCAGTTGTTGTTCGCGTCTGAAATTAAAGCGCTGCTGACCGAGCGAGGTGTGCCACGACGAATTGATTACGATGCGTTACAAGCGTATCTCCGGGTTCGCTACGTTCCTGCCCCTAAAACGATGTTTCAGGGGATCTATAAGCTTCTGCCAGGCCATCAGTTGGTGGCTCAGGATGGACAAATATGTACTGATCAGTATTGGGATCTTACCTTTTCTGATGAGCCCCTCACCGAGCGGCAATGTCTTGATGATCTTGAGACGCTCTTTGCCGAAGTCTGCCAGCAGCATTTGATGAGCGAGGTGCCGTTTGGCGTATTTCTCAGCGGGGGACTTGATTCCAGCGCGGTCGTGGCTACGATGCGGAAATTGCTGAAAACAGATCCCCTGACATTTACCGTGGGGTATTCCGGTTCTGATGGCATCAACGAGTTTGATTATAGCCGTCTTGTGAGTAAGCACATTGGGACATCCCATCACGAAGTCATCCTCTCGCCGCAGCAATTCTCAGATTGGATTCCGACGCTCACCTGGCATCTGGATGAGCCTGTTGGGGATTCCGCCTGTGTGCCGCTATTTTTTCTGGCGCAGCGAGCCAAACAGCATGCCACGGTTTTGCATTCCGGTGAGGGGGCTGACGAAATTCTTGGCGGGTACTCCATCTACAAAAAGATGCTGCTGATGAATCGATTGCATTCTAGCCCGGTTGGCTCTATTGCCAGACTGTTTGACTGGAGCGTGAGTGGGGCCTCATTCGGCGGCAAGGCGGGGAGATACGTCCGCCATATAGCCATGCCATTACAGGATCGCTACCGGGGCGTGTCTTCTCTGTTTTTAGACGGCATCAAAACCCAAGTGGTCAATCCAGAGTTGCGGACTGTCTCAACAAAAGGTTCGTTCCTAGAAGACACGTTTCGTATGTATTACCAGCGTGTCCGATCCGCCACGGACCTGAACCAGATGCTCTATGTGGATACGAAGACGTGGCTGCCAGATGATTTACTCGTCAAGGCCGATAAGATGACGATGGCGGCGTCGATCGAGCTGCGGGTTCCATTTCTCGACCATCGTATGATCGAATTTGCCGCCAAACTTCCAATCGGACTGAAGATCAAAAATGGAGAGACCAAATATCTTCTCAAGAAAGTCATGGAGCCGTATTTACCCAAGGCCGTTATCTATCGGCCCAAAAAAGGATTTCCAGTTCCCATTCGGCAATGGTTTCAGCAGGGGCTTGCACAGATGGCGCGAGATATTGTGCTTAATAAGCAGAACACCGTCTCCCAGTTTATTAATGTCCGTGTTGCCGGGGCTATGCTGCATGCGCATCAGAATGGTCAGATTGACGCAGCTGATGAACTGTGGGCGCTTGTTGTTCTAGAGCAATGGTGCCGAACATTTGAGGTGTCAGCATGA